From the Leishmania mexicana MHOM/GT/2001/U1103 complete genome, chromosome 14 genome, the window CGAGTATATTGTGGGTCCACAGCGCAAATGGAACAGTAACTGCGTGGAAGTCTGCGAGTTTCGGCGTGTGATTGGCAGAGCATACATGAACGAATGGAAATCTTTTCAGTCTGTCAATCCATCGGTGCCAGAGCGCCTCGCGATGCGCAGCCTGCCGCAGGCGTTTTTCGTACCCCCTCTTCCAAAGGCACGAATGGATCTTCTGATGCAGATGTGGCCGAGCAATGCGGAGAGGGGAGATGGCAGCATCTCGATGCGACTGTGGTACGTGGATCGCGCAGGGTCTAGATGCTCTTCGAGGCAAAAGTTTCCGTTTGACACTGTCGCCGATGACGCCATCCGGCTCACCATGAGCAGCATACTGGAGTTCGTGAAGATGGAGGAGAAAACTGGCGGGACGGCGCTAATCTTTGTCTTCCGTGTTAAGGGGCGAAACGAGTACATTTACGGTTCGCAGCCTCTTATCAATTTTCGTCACATTCGGGAGTGTGTTAGCAAGCAGGCCGAGATAGATGTGGTCGTGGAGCCGAAAGAAGCGACCCTTTTCACGGCACCACTTTTTCGCCCGTCCTATCTGCCTCGGGCCCTTGCAAATCCTTGTGACGCACATTCGTCAAAGTCCAGTACCTCTGACATCTGTTTGTGGGACCTGGCCAACAAGCTCTCTCTCAGGGTTGTCGGCGGTTTTGAAAATCTTGTTATCTCCGCGTCGCGCATGAAGGAGGAAAACGTGCGCGACTCTTCGAACCTGTACTTTGCAGTTCTTGTGGAGGCGTATGTTGGCACCTGGCGTTGCTGCGAACCCCAAATCACCGGCTGGCAGCTCTGCAAGAATGCAAAGAACAGCCACAGCTTAGCTACGAAGCTGCAATGGGAGGATGGTGGAAAGGTGTCCTTCAGCATCGATCTGTCAAATGTGCCGAGAGAGCTAAGGCTGTGTTTTACGCTGGTAGCTTCCTCGACCGACAGAATCGCCGGTACTCGGGCAGCCACTGCAGAGGAGGTGATTGCCGCTGTGGAGGACAACGCTAAGAAACCCGACTATCAAGGCCACTCGGTTTTTTTCCTGGGTacggccgccacgcagcTTTTCGATTACGCTGCGGTAATGCGGATGGGTATGTGGCGCATCTACCTATGGGATGGCAAGACCCGCGCGAACCCGATTGGCTTGAACTCCATCAACCCCGATTCCAACGCGTGCACGTTCGAGGTTGAGTTCCCGTGTTTCGACAAGCCTGTTTGTTTTCCCAGCGGTCGACCCCCACAGCGAAAAGAGGAGGATGCTCGGCGAAGCTTTGCTAGCCGTGAGGCCGCCTTGAGCAGCCATCTGATCAACAGCGAAGTAGAACAACTGCGCCAGCTGAAGCGGGTGCTGATGTACGACCCCCTGGTGTATCTCACGAGTGATGACAAGACTATTCTGTGGAAGTACagggaggcgctgctcggcCGACCAAAGGCAATGGCGAAGGTGTTGAGTGCGGTGAACTGGCTGATGCCTTTCGATGTGTACGAGGCACACTGTCTTTTGCGTCGATGGTCCCCGCTGGCTGCGTTCGatgcgctggagctgcttgACGCGCATTATGCTGACTTGGTGGTTCGTGAGCAGGCGGTAGAGTACATTGATAAAATGTCGGACTATGAGCTGCGTGGTTGTATTCTGCAACTCGTGCAGGTACTCAAGTACGAGTCGTATCACTACTCTGCTTTGGCGCGTTTTCTCCTTAGGCGGTCGCTTCGCTCAAACCACATAATTGGCCACTACGTTTTTTGGTACCTAGCTGCCGAAGTCAAGAACCTGACCATGTGCGAGCGACACGGACTCCTTTTGGAGGAACTGATCAAGCGCTCCCCGCATCGGTTGAACTACGTGCGACAAGTGTACGTTTGCAATGAGCTGCTTAAGTGTGCACTGAAGGTGCAGCGGGCACCGAAGAAAGATCGTGTCAAGTGTCTGCGCGCGAGTCTCGCTAAGGCGTGCTTTCCTGACCGCTTTACTCTCGCTCTGAACCCCTCAATGGAGTGCTGCGCGGTGGATATCGATGAGTGCAAGGTAATGGAGTCGAAA encodes:
- a CDS encoding putative phosphatidylinositol 3-kinase — translated: MNEWKSFQSVNPSVPERLAMRSLPQAFFVPPLPKARMDLLMQMWPSNAERGDGSISMRLWYVDRAGSRCSSRQKFPFDTVADDAIRLTMSSILEFVKMEEKTGGTALIFVFRVKGRNEYIYGSQPLINFRHIRECVSKQAEIDVVVEPKEATLFTAPLFRPSYLPRALANPCDAHSSKSSTSDICLWDLANKLSLRVVGGFENLVISASRMKEENVRDSSNLYFAVLVEAYVGTWRCCEPQITGWQLCKNAKNSHSLATKLQWEDGGKVSFSIDLSNVPRELRLCFTLVASSTDRIAGTRAATAEEVIAAVEDNAKKPDYQGHSVFFLGTAATQLFDYAAVMRMGMWRIYLWDGKTRANPIGLNSINPDSNACTFEVEFPCFDKPVCFPSGRPPQRKEEDARRSFASREAALSSHLINSEVEQLRQLKRVLMYDPLVYLTSDDKTILWKYREALLGRPKAMAKVLSAVNWLMPFDVYEAHCLLRRWSPLAAFDALELLDAHYADLVVREQAVEYIDKMSDYELRGCILQLVQVLKYESYHYSALARFLLRRSLRSNHIIGHYVFWYLAAEVKNLTMCERHGLLLEELIKRSPHRLNYVRQVYVCNELLKCALKVQRAPKKDRVKCLRASLAKACFPDRFTLALNPSMECCAVDIDECKVMESKKFPLWLSFRNHLDQDERFLIIFKSGDDLRQDVLTLQLLEFMDSLWKASGLDLHLIPYGCISTGEGVGMIEVVLNSDTIANITRREGGAQAAFNFDPIINWLRHFNHDRSEVERCLWNFVLSVAGYTVATYVLGIGDRHNDNIMLREDGTLFHIDFGHFLGNFKSKFGIKRETAPFIFTPMYLYAMGGSSSPIFKYFVDIACQAYNTLRGHSSALMMLFMLMLSTGIPELQTLEDIEWLRRVLLLNWTDEEASKHYKGLINDALNNFRTLLNDYIHIMVH